The sequence TTTTGATGGCTATAGCGCACGCAAGAGGCATTGGTTTTGAAACTGAATTTAGAGAATCGACGCCGGTCATGTAAGTATTTCGGTGCGAATAAGCGTGTCAGAGGCCCGATTGACGCATATTTCTGTCCTTGCAGGACCTCCATGAATTTGGGAGCGGCCAAAGACTTGTTGTTGCTTTACGAGACGCTTATGGATGAAGAAGAGCAGCGGGATCTTCTATGCCAGGTAAAGTAGatgcgctttcttctttttttcttcattcctcgTATTATTATGTCATAAGCACGAAGCGCCCTATATTGCTGTTGACCAGAGCTGATTCAAGCAATCCTCATTCTAACGTGTTGCAGGACCAGACGCTGCTCAACTTTCTAGTTTACGTTCTCCAGGAGACGACAGATGAGATCGTGATGCTGTCCCTCAAGGCAAGTTCGCGCATAAACAAAGTATAACGTGACGCATGAAGAGAAGAAACATTAATTTAAATGTTCTCCGGCAAAGTAATCAGATATCCCCTTACTGATCTATCAGCACAGTGTGTTTGCTTGTTACTTTTAACCCTGGTATGGCCAAACATAGTTCCACAACAAGGAAAATGAAACCACTTATTCGCATTTATTTGTGTCCTTCGGCGTATCAGAAATGCAATTTACGCTACGAGTTTAAGCTTCCAATGCATAAACCATAAAATTGAAGTATCGAAATTGGCCTAGCATAGGTGATACGTTGAACACTACAGGGTAATCTCTAGTTGAGCAGTCGATCACCCCATGAACATCCTCTCGAATGCTTGCTATGTGGACGCAGTGCAGGCCACTCGGCTTTTGTTCTCCTTAGTGCTATGCAGATGTACACAGTAGGCAGCACCTCCATGCATAGCTGGTAATATGGAAATCCGTTCCCTGGTAGTACGAGAGCTGCAGTTGCTTGGAAAATGTTTAGATAAAACGATTTGTCTCATTCCCACAATATTCGAATTATATTTTTCCCCTTGCCACACAGGTTCTGGCTGCCCTGTGCACTGATGACAACAGATGTGCGATAGTCTCACAGACCTTCGGTCTCTCACCTTCGCTGGAGCTGCTAACTTCTGAGTAAGGTTCTCTCATAGAAACAGGAGCTTGAGAACATATGCTGCGCATGTTTTGAAATGCCTACTTGTCTATTTTCATGCTCAAGTGCTTTCTCTTACTCGGACATCAAGTAGTGCTTGCGACAAACATTTCCCTTTGACTTGCCACGCTCCTCACGAACCAGTTCTCACCAGTACCGTGCCTGTGCAAGGCGTGGCTGGAAAAACACCTGTGCAAGGCCTACGTTATACTACTACTGCGGTGTAGGGACTAGCTGGGTACTTGTTTTGTATGAAACTTGTGCCATGTGAAACAACCAGCAGTGTGCAGGTGTTATGTTGTACTGGTAAAGTGAATAGTGTATAAACCACACCAGCAATTCTAATATTGGCAGCTGACCTGACTGTTTCTAAACTACACAACATCTTTTCAGGTGCAATAATGATTAATGCAGCTGTAAGGACAGGACAGATAGGACCAACCTTTTCTTGTGCTTTAAGCACATTTCATAAGCTCTGAATCATCTGCATTTATAGCCATAGTAGCTGTGGAAACTGGTTTTCCATGGCAGTGGCATGTAGGTTTGGTGAAATTTCTTTACAGTGACCGTGTGGCAGCATGGTATGATGTGTACATTGAAATGTCAGTTGGAGCACATGCTTGCCACTAAGGAGGGCTGCGGTCATTAGAGCAGTAGATATTTGAAGTCACAGCTTGGGAAGTGAACTATATGAGACAGCAGCATTTTATCTGGGCAGTTGTCATTACACAAATGCAGTGCTTGAAATAAATTTTACAAGGTATCACGTAATGTCGCTAACTTGCATAATTTAAACGAATGTGCGTGATCTGTTTAGGTCTGAATTAACTGGGGACGCATTCTCAAACGATCACTTTTGACGATATTATCGCCTTCACATGATgcagtgctcaaccagccaataagcGCCTCCTAAAATTGATATCGCCGAAAGCAATCGTCCAAGAATACGTCCACTGCTGTTGACATTGCCTTTCCTCGCTATCCCTCTAAGCTGTACATTTGGACATTTGTGCACTTAACAGAAGAAAGGCTACAAGCACCAGGATTATACACTGAGCAGGAACTTCTGGTGATAGGTCTTCATGCATGTGTCTTGTGGAGGTTATGACAATAAGAGGTCGGGACAATGAAGGTTGCTACTTTGCAACGCAGGGCCCAAGACTTTGGCGTGAAAGAAGCTGCACTGAGACTCAAGATGCGCCTGCTCGAGGCCAAGGTGGCGCTGCTCGCCAGGCAGCAAGAGGAGGCAGCCATGGCTGACATGCGGTTATCGTTTCGAGATTCCCGCAGCGCTCGGTATGCGTGCATGCCTGCAAAGAGTGCAAGGAGCAGTGCAATCGGCACAAGGGCAGCAAGATAAAAGTGTAGTTTCGCATGAATTTATAGTAGTTATAGCTACAGTATTAGCTGCAGTGCCTTATCACTCTTGCATGCTGCTATGTATTCTGTGAATCTGTTATGCTTCAGGCAAAATGCTGGGCTAGTTTGAAACCTAGATGCTTCAGACATTCCCAGCTCCTAGGGAAGAAAAGGAacacttaagaagaaaaaacaacaggACAGGAAGAATGCTGGTCTTCCCCATCTCCTGTGTGTTGACAGAACAGGATTTGTCAACAAGACGGGCAGGACACTGCTCTTTTGCATACTGTAGTCTTTTCTTTCTAAAGTGTTCCTTCTTTCCCCTAAGTGCTGGAAATGTCCGAAGCATACTATGACCTCCAAAGTAATTAACATGAACTTGCTCAGTGCCCTGTGTATTACTATGAGTGGTGAACTTTAGTTACATTTGACGATCGCTACATCATTTCAAGCCAAGAAATAAACCGTGATAGCTATTGCTGTGATGTGTACACCAACCAAAGTTTTCAGTTGTGGATAATTCAGTAAATGAATTATTAATTATTTACCATACTAGTTATCTTTAACCAGATGTCATCTCACTGTTTTCTTCATACCAATATGTTCTTTCTTATTGACCGGAAATAAATGTGGCCATATTGTTCTAATTCTCTCTGATGTGAAATAGTGGTTGCACTTCGTGGGGTTAAAGTAGACAGTGGTTTGAAAAAGTTGCGCTTTAAGTACCAGAGCATACGATTGGCTCGGGTACTTAAGATTGGTTAATGGATTAAGCTTGAATAATGAAGTACTCTACATGAATAGTCAGTGTACTCCGCTACGTAACATCTCGCATTTTATGCCTGCTTCTGTGGCTGCTAGgatgaaatttattgcacttTTGCACAAACTTTACGTTTGATTGGGCATATTGGAGGATTTAAACtatttgaaaactatttgaaGAATAATTTTCATATACTGAATATTAAATTTGAAGACTGAATCAAGTAAGGGCATTACTCGATTCATTATTAGAAAATTGCTAATGCTCGCACGCCTCCTATTAACTAGTAAAACAGTGCACCACGGGACGCACCCCTTGTTTCATAAGTGGTGCAGTTCCCCCTATTGTAAGACACGTTTTCTGCCAGTTCACGCCTTCCGTGTCATCTCATGCACTATGGTGTTCAGCTGGTGTTGATCGTTAAGAGATAGTACACTTCCTTGTACCAATCGCCTTGTGAGTCCAGCATCCAAGTGCAGCGTTTGTGAACTTCCAGTCCACGTGGGAGCTCTGGGACTGTTAATTCATTGTGTTGAATGATCGTGAGACTGCCTCCCATGTGTTATTCATCATATGAGGCCTTAGGTGACTGAGCAGGGTTTCATAACGGAAATGAGCCCCTCCTTGttgctattatttatttatttatttatttatttatttatttatttatttatttcaggaaaGATGGCAGTTTTGTTGCAACAACCCCATCTCCAGCTAAGTGCCCACCATTTATTGGACAGCACAATGGGGCGGCAAAAGTTGTTTCGCTACACATCGAGGGCCTCTGTTCTCAGGTCAGCAAATTACAGGCACTCTCTGCTGTTGATAGACAAATGCAAAGCTAAGTTTAAAATCAAACTCTGTGTTCTATATTACATTAATTACAATAGGCATATCAGTGTGCCTGTTGCAGAATGCCTTAATTTGGAAGCACTTCCGAAACCGAAAAATAtctaatatttttttcataactGTTTCACTATACAGCTGTACTAAATATTTAAAGGTACCTTTTGAGACATGTATGTCATCCTGCATTGACCATGTGCAGAAATTGAAAAGTGTGCATTACAAACTTATTTTCCAGCCATTGTGCTTTCCGTGAACAATTTGTGAGTAGAATAGGCagccacaataattttttttatgcctctaataaattattttttaaatttcatcCTGTCACCCTGACATGTTTGTTCTTGTTCTGCACTTGTATAATATGCATTCTCCAGGGAAAAAAATGTATCTTTGTAGTACTATTAGTACATTTTACTTATAGTTGCAAAATTCAgtgtgtctaccaaccgggaaaaccgggaattctcagggattttgagtagtctggaaaaactcggggaatttgtgttTCTATtggggaaaattagctgtagttttattgaaaggattgaaagtcgaggtaatgctggctcgagtaacagagaggaatcataatgaatcgtcttttacgccctgtcgtcggctgcaggagttgccagtgtacagtcaatgacagACTTTCCGGaatcccgataatttggacgactttgcggcaccaccacgtaccccatagagtcaatgtgttagaacgtttgaaatttcaaacgtaagaactcttcgccgtccgattttccggaggtTTTGCCGTgatcgcaggtccgaaacggcattaataaatgccaccaccattttgattaccttgccgcctcgaaccggcgctctcgcacgcagatccgctggcagccgtagccaccacggcggcaacgctaggcccaactgcttcgacgttcgctaggaagcttcttgccgttggatgccgtgttttttattgaaagaattcgctgctgtcagtgatggcatggactccgcctatgtggtcctcgcgattggcttagaagcttggaaagcacggtgcgatGCATAAttccggttcccgaaagtcagcttcgcctccggACACAAATggtacttggtgaagcatacgcaaaagtattgcagtgaagtatAACAAGCGTGAGATGGGGCTAttgccatgggacacagtatgtattccttaattatacacgcgtgcacccggtatttcctctcacagtacgagcaccgatatgcctaatacgtgtaccggcaGGCCTTCAGGGCGTTTTCgtatgtgcctgtggcggtttgagcccttaagggcagtaaataacatgcatttattttttccaactggccgatttttctgacgtttttGCGGTCCCTAGGGAgtttgaaaaatcggacgtggactatgcaactgaccaagaagatggtTCAAgtggtctgtggggcgaacgagtggcggacaAGAAGGACAAcgaggaggacaagaacagaaatgacctacgcattgaggaatgaatgggaaaggaagcgtacTGACACTGTTtttaaggagcttgagctcaaaaaacaaagtgttggctgatgccgagatgcaggtgtccctcatccaaaccaaaataaactctttacaACAGTGAAACACAGCACTGAGGCGTCatgcacgggctgagagtatgtcaggacagttgaggttgacttacgagctgttgagagacaatctcaattgtgacaacgttcgggcctcataccagtgagcttgctatcagttgatagaaatagctcatattcgaaaatatttgcttttttatgcatctcctttttattcatatttgagaatgtccgactcgatttgcaattttgcAAATCGATTTGCAATTTGctctgcattttactaacccctcccttctattctcttattgaataacataaacactactccttagtattaaaATTGAGCTGTCTTTTGTTTCTAAATTTTTTctagtgacagcatcgggcgatatggtttcagcccgtcttgacataaaacatagttctgcatcactcagggaatttcgcaaaggcactcgtGGAAAACCTGGAaatctcagggaatttggaaatgtcagcttggtagacaccctgaatattGTGTGCTTACTTATGTTCTCACTGCGATTTACATTTTATttcctctttatttttatttgttatcTTCCTCCCTCAGCAGCGTTCAAATAGTTGAACAGTGCGATGTGCCGATGCAAGTTTTGTCCTTCCCTTAGCGTTTCTATCACCGACGTACTGCTGCAATGTTTTCTAACATGGACACGTCTCCTGGTTTTGAATTCAAGCTTGGTGTGGCAGCAGGCACCAGTAGAATAGTTGTTCTGATGAGTAAAAGTTAATATAtctgtgatttctttttttttttaattttagcaCGAACAGCAATTCACCATTCCAGTTTTATGCACAAAATCGCACACTCagtgccatgaacaagaaggggAACAAGGGGCTTGATTCTTTTTGTTAGTCGAAACCATGAAGTAAAATTTGATTGATGCAAACATACCGCACATTCTTTAATATAGAGCGCTAGTTCTTTTGCATGATTACCAATTCCAGAAAGTATCTTGCATCAAGTTCGAAACCACGCGTGAACTATAATGCAACGTTTTTCCCCTCAAGTTCCATGCTTCGAAATTCAGCGAGCTCATCTACTTCGTTGTGATGATGCAGGCCTGTAATTTGTAGCTTGTTAACTTTTAAGACTCAAGCCTCTAAGGTAGGCGAACGCTAGCCGTTGCCTTCCATGTGTTTTTTTCCATGTTGTTCATGtcatacgtaaaaaaaaagaaaatgtacagcAAACCCAAACAcccaacttgcccaagaaaatGTCTTGGTCTGCAAATAGTAGGAGTGCAAAAGAGTTCATTTACATTAAAGCAGGTTTATCTGCGGACATTCAGGTTCAATGGCCCTATCCATCATCGCAACAGGCATCCACATTGCCTCAGCCTCCAGACACGGCTGCTTTAGCATACATGAACCTTGCCTCTCCCAAGCTCTTGTGCTTCCGCTAGAACATTTTAGCATAGCATAGAGCAATGTACATCTCACTGCTGCAATGCACGCCTATGCAGACACTGGTGTGCATGAATGTGGCCTCGCATGGGCAACTCCCATAATACAGTCCCAGTAATGTGCAAGTCCTAGCAAAGGAACACCCATCATGGTGTTCTTAGAGGCCCTATGCTAAGCTCGTGGATGAAACTGCATTGCACATTAGTATTAGTAAATTTATTCATATTACAGTATTATTTAGTACTCACCTTATCAAATGTCTTGATTATTCATGGTCGAGTTATATCCGTGGTCAAGTTATATTCGTGCAAATACATTACTTCGCAAGCCCCTCAAATTTGGTTTCCCTGGATATAACTGCAGTGATATACCAGTTATTATCATGAATTGAATATATACACATTTTTTGCGAGACTGGAGGAGGatgctttcatttttgttttaatttctgAACAGAGCGACAGAGAATTGTGCAAAGAGAAGCTGCTCGCCGTCCGAGGTGTGATCAGCTTCACATTCGACATCGAGAGGCGGCGGTGTGTCGTCCGGGTTAGGTCGGATCTCTCGGCACGGGTAAGCCTGAAGGCAATTCTTGGTTCTGTCACCAGTGCATGAGGCAGGTGTGAGTCAAATGTGCGCATACGCTGTTGTCACGCGTGCCCTGTCCTAATGTCAAGGACGCTTGCACCCTCACGGGAATTCTGCATAGAAATCGGCATGTTCTGTAGCATGCAGTCCACTTTTGCTTGCACATTTTCCTGCCATGTTTCAGGCATTGATACAGGCTATCA comes from Dermacentor andersoni chromosome 9, qqDerAnde1_hic_scaffold, whole genome shotgun sequence and encodes:
- the LOC126528171 gene encoding uncharacterized protein encodes the protein MAIAHARGIGFETEFRESTPVMTSMNLGAAKDLLLLYETLMDEEEQRDLLCQDQTLLNFLVYVLQETTDEIVMLSLKVLAALCTDDNRCAIVSQTFGLSPSLELLTSEAQDFGVKEAALRLKMRLLEAKVALLARQQEEAAMADMRLSFRDSRSARKDGSFVATTPSPAKCPPFIGQHNGAAKVVSLHIEGLCSQSDRELCKEKLLAVRGVISFTFDIERRRCVVRVRSDLSARALIQAIKSTGTMSAMQVANSAIPKTPSNSKAKPSAEDSRLEIGHEAEASRKVVENEEQEKEDEDEREILPDYLPEVDSPIREDAIVRQKKSKSSSAASWLGSAATFITKSLYW